The following are from one region of the Amycolatopsis sp. QT-25 genome:
- a CDS encoding SPFH domain-containing protein → MVFIVVGLLALFVIVVVVKAIMVVPQAQSAVIERLGRFRTVASPGLTFLVPFLDKVRARIDLREQVVSFPPQPVITEDNLTVSIDTVVYFQVTDSRAAVYEISNYIVGVEQLTTTTLRNVVGGMSLEQTLTSRDSINSQLRGVLDEATGRWGIRVARVELKAIDPPPSIQDSMEKQMRADREKRAMILTAEGQRESAIKTAEGQKQSQILAAEGAKQAAILSAEAERQSRILRAQGERAARYLQAQGQAKAIEKVFAAIKAGRPTPEVLAYQYLQTLPQLAQGDANKVWMIPSDYGKALEGFARALGAPGDDGVFRYEPPKEDPVEKPDLEDEEVQGWFDTSSDPKVAEAVAAAEAVARKEVPALGVATPRQEPPAPRQVPKAAPAPEPEAAPEPPQQQIPPPSRLPQPQSPAGPQGGPYQVPPSQGSGGGPFPQQGPFGGPQGGPPPQR, encoded by the coding sequence GTGGTGTTCATCGTCGTCGGATTGCTCGCGTTGTTCGTGATCGTCGTCGTGGTCAAGGCGATCATGGTGGTGCCGCAGGCGCAGTCCGCCGTGATCGAACGGCTGGGCCGGTTCCGGACGGTGGCTTCTCCCGGCCTGACGTTTCTGGTGCCCTTCCTGGACAAGGTGCGGGCACGGATCGACCTGCGCGAGCAGGTCGTCTCGTTCCCGCCCCAGCCCGTGATCACCGAGGACAACCTGACCGTGTCGATCGACACGGTCGTGTACTTCCAGGTGACCGACTCGCGTGCCGCGGTCTACGAGATCTCGAACTACATCGTCGGTGTCGAGCAGCTGACCACCACGACGCTGCGTAACGTCGTCGGTGGCATGAGCCTCGAGCAGACGCTGACCTCGCGCGACTCGATCAACAGCCAGCTGCGCGGGGTGCTCGACGAAGCCACCGGCCGCTGGGGTATCCGCGTCGCCCGCGTCGAGCTGAAGGCGATCGACCCGCCGCCCTCCATCCAGGATTCGATGGAGAAGCAGATGCGTGCCGACCGTGAGAAGCGCGCGATGATCCTGACCGCCGAAGGTCAGCGTGAATCGGCGATCAAGACCGCGGAAGGTCAGAAGCAGAGCCAGATCCTCGCCGCCGAAGGTGCCAAGCAGGCCGCGATCCTGAGCGCGGAAGCGGAGCGGCAGTCGCGGATCCTGCGGGCGCAGGGTGAACGTGCCGCCCGGTACCTGCAGGCGCAGGGTCAGGCGAAGGCCATCGAGAAGGTCTTCGCGGCGATCAAGGCCGGACGTCCCACGCCCGAGGTCCTGGCGTACCAGTACCTGCAAACCCTGCCGCAGCTGGCGCAGGGCGACGCGAACAAGGTCTGGATGATCCCGAGCGACTACGGCAAGGCCCTGGAAGGCTTCGCCCGGGCGCTCGGTGCCCCCGGCGACGACGGCGTGTTCCGCTACGAGCCGCCGAAGGAAGACCCTGTCGAGAAGCCGGACCTCGAGGACGAAGAGGTCCAGGGCTGGTTCGACACCTCCAGCGACCCGAAGGTCGCCGAAGCCGTCGCGGCGGCGGAAGCCGTGGCACGCAAGGAAGTTCCGGCGCTGGGCGTCGCGACGCCGAGGCAGGAGCCGCCCGCTCCGCGTCAGGTGCCCAAGGCCGCGCCCGCTCCCGAGCCGGAGGCCGCTCCGGAGCCGCCGCAGCAGCAGATTCCGCCGCCCTCGCGGTTGCCGCAGCCGCAGTCGCCCGCCGGCCCGCAGGGTGGCCCGTACCAGGTGCCGCCGTCGCAGGGGTCGGGCGGCGGGCCGTTCCCGCAGCAGGGCCCGTTCGGTGGGCCGCAAGGTGGTCCGCCGCCGCAGCGCTGA
- a CDS encoding helix-turn-helix transcriptional regulator — MVDLFTSGSLVVTRHDWNSAAVYKGLQTWWMGMAELGQRLRAAREAADLSLSAMAAKTNYTKPYLSLLENGKRTVRPEHVTAYSRALNVSAEALYGPKQDPLRMAHEWLVAATPVAVHRTSGRRVGESLTSEIERRVIDLRYLDDTIGGGDLMPIVHRELADTMEIVEIGSYTENIGKRLLVALGELSQLVGWVASDAGHYQEAQRVYLDGVSAARDAGDQTLAGQLLSSLAYQMTNVGNPVDAALLAKTAVKGAERATPVAKALLLERVAWAAAKSRDTEAARRALNAVDDAYEARSAGIKEPEWVYWLNRDEIDVMAGRCYIEIGQPAEAAPLLIKAINGYEASHVREIALYQTWLAESYARAGELDAARDVIEDARITSTGINSTRLTCRVEEIEQLIN, encoded by the coding sequence GTGGTTGACCTGTTCACATCAGGTAGCCTGGTCGTCACACGCCATGATTGGAATAGCGCCGCTGTTTACAAGGGTTTACAGACGTGGTGGATGGGCATGGCTGAGCTAGGGCAGCGGTTGCGGGCGGCACGCGAGGCCGCCGACCTCAGCCTGTCCGCGATGGCCGCCAAGACCAACTACACCAAGCCCTACTTGAGCCTCCTGGAGAACGGCAAACGGACCGTGAGACCGGAGCATGTGACGGCATATTCACGCGCGCTCAACGTCTCGGCGGAGGCTCTCTACGGCCCGAAACAGGACCCTCTTCGGATGGCACACGAGTGGCTCGTGGCGGCCACGCCTGTCGCTGTGCACCGAACCTCTGGACGGCGGGTCGGGGAAAGCCTGACTTCCGAGATCGAACGGCGGGTTATCGATCTCCGCTACCTGGACGACACGATCGGCGGCGGGGACCTCATGCCGATCGTTCACCGGGAGCTGGCAGACACGATGGAAATCGTGGAAATCGGGAGCTATACCGAGAACATCGGCAAGCGGCTTCTCGTCGCGCTTGGCGAACTCTCTCAGCTCGTCGGCTGGGTCGCTAGCGACGCAGGGCACTACCAGGAAGCGCAGCGGGTGTACCTGGACGGAGTCTCCGCCGCACGGGACGCGGGCGACCAGACGCTTGCCGGGCAACTGCTTTCCTCGCTCGCATACCAGATGACGAACGTGGGAAACCCTGTCGATGCGGCCCTGTTAGCGAAGACTGCCGTCAAGGGCGCCGAGCGCGCGACACCCGTTGCCAAGGCATTGCTGCTAGAGCGCGTGGCCTGGGCTGCTGCCAAGTCCAGGGACACCGAGGCCGCACGTAGAGCATTGAATGCCGTAGACGACGCCTACGAAGCGCGCTCCGCTGGAATCAAAGAGCCGGAATGGGTCTACTGGCTGAACCGTGACGAAATCGACGTCATGGCCGGTCGCTGTTACATCGAGATCGGGCAGCCTGCGGAGGCCGCTCCGCTTCTCATTAAGGCTATTAACGGATACGAAGCCAGTCACGTGCGTGAAATCGCCCTGTATCAAACCTGGCTAGCCGAATCCTACGCTCGCGCGGGCGAGCTAGATGCCGCACGCGACGTCATCGAGGACGCCCGGATCACTTCAACTGGAATCAATTCCACCCGCCTGACATGCCGCGTCGAAGAAATTGAGCAGCTTATCAATTAA
- a CDS encoding phosphotransferase — translation MERFTWDDLPVTIHSAVQARLGSITVVREIEQGQNCNVALVLRGDQGDVFLKGVRGVSPQMRWLRNESGAGELAPGVAPETRFSEDIDAEAPWLIVGFEYVNGRPADLSPGSDDLATVATTVARINGLSGEAAQPLSKRWASTDWWTKLAAEAPDKVAGFNPEELTDWCRATPSLIEGAALLHTDLHEHQFMIDDDSSSVRVIDWGRPASGAAWVDTAFLVVRLIAAGHEPGEAEEWASTVPSWSERTDKAVTAFACYVAGLWSYRAATTPFPGATRLATAARQYARHRLTS, via the coding sequence ATGGAGCGATTCACCTGGGATGACCTACCGGTCACCATCCACAGCGCGGTCCAGGCGCGCCTTGGTTCGATCACCGTCGTGCGAGAGATCGAACAGGGGCAGAACTGCAATGTCGCTCTCGTGCTGCGCGGTGATCAGGGAGACGTCTTCCTGAAGGGCGTTCGAGGTGTCAGCCCACAAATGCGCTGGCTTCGGAACGAGTCCGGGGCCGGAGAACTCGCTCCCGGAGTAGCCCCGGAAACCCGGTTCAGCGAAGACATCGACGCGGAGGCTCCCTGGCTCATCGTCGGTTTCGAGTACGTCAACGGTCGTCCCGCCGATCTGTCTCCGGGATCTGACGACCTCGCGACCGTCGCCACGACAGTTGCCAGGATCAATGGGCTTTCCGGCGAAGCGGCACAGCCCCTCAGCAAGCGCTGGGCGTCCACCGACTGGTGGACCAAACTCGCGGCCGAGGCCCCGGACAAGGTGGCGGGATTCAATCCCGAGGAGCTGACCGACTGGTGCCGTGCGACCCCCAGCCTGATCGAGGGGGCCGCTCTGCTCCACACCGATCTCCACGAGCACCAGTTCATGATCGACGATGATTCGTCGTCTGTGCGGGTGATCGACTGGGGACGGCCTGCCTCGGGCGCGGCATGGGTAGATACAGCCTTCTTGGTCGTGCGGCTCATCGCGGCGGGCCATGAGCCGGGCGAGGCCGAGGAGTGGGCGTCAACGGTGCCGTCGTGGTCCGAACGGACGGATAAAGCAGTCACGGCCTTCGCCTGCTATGTAGCTGGACTGTGGAGCTACCGAGCCGCGACAACTCCGTTCCCCGGCGCCACCAGGCTCGCCACCGCCGCAAGGCAGTATGCCCGGCACCGCCTGACGAGCTAG
- a CDS encoding MerR family transcriptional regulator: MTTPARSRDHARLTVGEVANKAKVSANAVRYYERYRIVTAERTTGNARRFTIDAICRIRLAVAAQRVGLSLAESAEILAEIPPMSSDLEQWSSAGQRLVEAGQTRIAELAAVVDEYRTLAFLRS, translated from the coding sequence ATGACAACGCCGGCACGATCCCGGGACCACGCCCGGCTGACCGTCGGCGAGGTCGCGAACAAGGCCAAGGTCTCGGCCAACGCCGTCCGCTACTACGAGCGCTACCGGATAGTCACCGCCGAACGCACCACCGGCAACGCGCGCCGGTTCACGATCGACGCCATCTGCCGGATCCGGCTCGCGGTCGCCGCCCAGCGCGTCGGACTCAGTCTCGCCGAAAGCGCGGAGATCCTGGCCGAGATCCCGCCGATGTCCTCCGACCTCGAGCAGTGGTCAAGTGCGGGGCAACGACTCGTCGAGGCCGGACAGACCCGCATCGCCGAACTCGCCGCCGTGGTCGACGAGTACCGGACGCTCGCTTTCCTCAGAAGCTGA
- a CDS encoding DHA2 family efflux MFS transporter permease subunit encodes MNRLTGQELRIASVIALGGLMAVLDTTIVAVALPRFMTTFSASLTTIQWIATAYALGMVAAMPLAATLAQRWGARRVYLAALLVFAVTSAAAGAAGELGWLIATRAVQGLAGGLINPLGMTIGFGAVAPERRSRMTTITGLPLLIGPILGPMLGGLLLENLSWRALFFITVPPALLGVAGVLRWVPADIPSAERAPIDFAGGLLLVPGVVAVAYGFSEETVGMNVRAAIVAAGLALMAVFIRRSWRHHAPLLNVRLLQDRTFGRNAAVLVLYAGPYFGSMLLMPAYIQLMRGDSALISALMMVPSTIGMGLTIQFAARVLERFGPRIVVGTGLSLAIVSTALTILVLTPDTPYPVLAILGVLQGAGTGAIMLPTIVSAGRHLHGPDLASGSAILPLSSTIASAVGTAVVSGVFTGLIAAATAGQGLAALSDPAAGAALTGEIVDAYRLTLVGVLAVMVLALVVRLRTKPIPAAELVRNTT; translated from the coding sequence ATGAATCGCCTGACCGGACAGGAACTGCGCATCGCCTCGGTGATCGCGCTCGGCGGATTGATGGCCGTTCTCGACACCACGATCGTCGCCGTCGCGCTGCCACGGTTCATGACGACGTTCTCCGCGTCGCTCACCACGATCCAGTGGATCGCGACCGCCTACGCGCTCGGCATGGTCGCGGCGATGCCGCTCGCGGCGACCTTGGCACAGCGCTGGGGAGCGCGCCGGGTGTATCTGGCGGCGCTGCTCGTGTTCGCGGTGACGTCCGCGGCCGCCGGAGCCGCCGGCGAGCTGGGCTGGCTGATCGCCACACGGGCGGTGCAGGGCCTCGCCGGCGGCCTCATCAATCCGCTGGGGATGACCATCGGATTCGGCGCGGTGGCCCCGGAACGCCGGAGCCGGATGACCACGATCACCGGTCTTCCCTTGTTGATCGGGCCGATCCTCGGTCCGATGCTCGGGGGGCTTCTGCTGGAGAACCTGTCGTGGCGGGCACTGTTCTTCATCACCGTTCCGCCCGCCCTGCTCGGCGTCGCCGGCGTGCTGCGCTGGGTGCCCGCGGACATCCCGTCGGCGGAACGCGCTCCGATCGATTTCGCCGGTGGCTTGCTGCTCGTCCCCGGTGTGGTCGCGGTGGCGTACGGATTCAGCGAAGAGACGGTCGGCATGAACGTCCGAGCGGCCATCGTCGCCGCCGGTCTGGCGCTGATGGCCGTGTTCATCCGGAGGTCGTGGCGGCATCACGCACCGCTGCTGAACGTCCGGCTGCTGCAGGACCGGACGTTCGGGCGCAACGCCGCGGTCCTCGTCCTGTACGCCGGCCCGTACTTCGGCTCGATGCTGCTGATGCCCGCCTACATTCAGCTGATGCGGGGCGATTCGGCATTGATCAGCGCGCTGATGATGGTGCCGAGCACGATCGGGATGGGCCTCACCATCCAGTTCGCCGCCCGCGTCCTGGAACGCTTCGGCCCGCGGATCGTGGTCGGGACCGGGCTGAGTCTCGCGATCGTCTCGACCGCACTGACCATCCTCGTCCTGACACCGGACACGCCCTACCCGGTGCTGGCGATCTTGGGAGTACTGCAGGGGGCGGGTACGGGGGCGATCATGTTGCCCACCATCGTGAGCGCGGGCCGGCACCTGCACGGCCCGGATCTCGCGTCCGGTTCCGCGATCCTTCCCTTGTCCAGCACCATCGCGAGCGCGGTCGGCACGGCGGTGGTGAGCGGGGTGTTCACCGGCCTGATCGCAGCCGCCACCGCCGGGCAGGGGCTCGCCGCGCTGAGCGATCCGGCGGCGGGCGCGGCGCTCACCGGGGAGATCGTCGACGCGTATCGTCTGACTCTCGTCGGTGTCCTCGCGGTCATGGTGCTCGCCCTGGTGGTCAGGCTGCGGACCAAGCCCATTCCGGCGGCGGAACTCGTCCGGAACACGACATGA
- a CDS encoding NAD(P)H-dependent oxidoreductase, which yields MTTESTTQSPLRLAVIIGSVRHERFADAITGWLLTELAALDGFEVDPIDLADIHLPLQGTQPGGTETVISARLRVADAYLVLTPEYNHSFPAALKNAIDWHFTEWAHKPVAFVGYGAGSGGIRAIEQLRLIFPELRATTIRDAVLLTAPWTRLGPNGYEGTEGERGALAATMTELGWWARTLRAGRVAAQANAA from the coding sequence ATGACCACAGAGAGCACCACCCAGTCCCCCCTTCGCCTCGCCGTGATCATCGGCAGCGTCCGGCACGAACGCTTCGCCGACGCCATCACCGGCTGGCTCCTGACCGAACTCGCCGCGCTCGACGGATTCGAGGTCGACCCCATCGACCTCGCCGACATCCATCTGCCGTTGCAGGGAACACAGCCCGGCGGCACCGAGACGGTGATCAGCGCCAGGCTGCGCGTGGCCGACGCCTACCTCGTCCTCACCCCGGAGTACAACCACAGTTTCCCGGCGGCGCTGAAGAACGCGATCGACTGGCATTTCACCGAATGGGCGCACAAACCCGTCGCGTTCGTCGGCTACGGCGCCGGTTCGGGCGGTATCCGCGCCATCGAGCAGCTACGGCTGATCTTCCCCGAACTGCGCGCGACCACCATCCGCGACGCGGTGCTGTTGACCGCACCGTGGACCCGCCTGGGCCCGAACGGATACGAGGGCACCGAAGGCGAACGCGGCGCACTGGCCGCGACGATGACGGAACTGGGCTGGTGGGCCCGCACCCTGCGCGCCGGACGCGTCGCGGCTCAGGCGAATGCGGCATGA
- a CDS encoding VOC family protein: protein MNIERVQFLTVPVTDQAKAWDFYVGKLGFDLLVDVNGPRGPFIMVGSFQQSTADIDADIAELRAQGIEVGDAEEMPWGRVTSSKDPDGNVMGLLEPSGYGNGPR, encoded by the coding sequence ATGAACATCGAGCGCGTCCAGTTCCTCACCGTGCCGGTCACCGATCAGGCCAAGGCGTGGGACTTCTACGTCGGCAAGCTCGGTTTCGACCTGCTCGTCGACGTCAATGGGCCGCGCGGTCCGTTCATCATGGTCGGCTCCTTCCAGCAGAGCACCGCCGACATCGATGCCGACATTGCGGAGCTTCGTGCTCAGGGCATCGAGGTCGGCGACGCGGAGGAGATGCCGTGGGGCCGTGTGACGTCGTCGAAGGACCCTGACGGCAATGTGATGGGGTTGCTCGAACCGTCCGGCTACGGCAACGGGCCGCGCTAA
- a CDS encoding TetR/AcrR family transcriptional regulator gives MTDERPLRADARRNRTRVLEAAERVFTAKGTSAPTEEVAREAGVGVGTVFRHFPTKEALLEAVLFARLHRFVDEAEATVAADSPDPGAAFFGFLIGWIEMSGAKNAYFEALSAAGVSIPSTGSVIGVRLKDALGVLLSRAQSTGDVREDLSVDELIPVIIGTAKAAEHAGPELRTRTTCILFDGLRPRQT, from the coding sequence GTGACGGACGAGAGACCGCTCCGAGCCGATGCCCGCCGTAATCGCACACGGGTGTTGGAGGCTGCGGAGCGCGTCTTCACGGCCAAAGGCACCAGTGCGCCGACAGAGGAAGTCGCCCGCGAAGCCGGCGTCGGAGTCGGCACCGTTTTCCGGCACTTCCCGACGAAAGAGGCGCTTCTGGAGGCCGTGCTCTTCGCACGCCTTCACCGCTTCGTCGACGAAGCGGAGGCAACGGTGGCTGCCGACTCACCCGACCCGGGCGCCGCGTTCTTCGGGTTCCTGATCGGCTGGATCGAGATGTCGGGTGCCAAGAACGCGTACTTCGAAGCCCTGTCGGCGGCCGGAGTCAGCATTCCGTCGACCGGGTCGGTCATCGGCGTGCGCCTGAAGGACGCGCTCGGCGTCCTGCTCAGCCGGGCGCAGAGCACCGGCGACGTCCGCGAGGACCTCAGCGTCGACGAACTGATCCCGGTGATCATCGGAACGGCGAAGGCTGCGGAGCATGCCGGGCCGGAGCTCCGGACCCGGACGACCTGCATTCTCTTCGACGGGCTTCGGCCGCGTCAGACGTAG